A window from Tenacibaculum singaporense encodes these proteins:
- a CDS encoding M57 family metalloprotease, whose protein sequence is MKNLNSQLLSLLAFAVILFTACNSSEETIPNNETSEITPEIVSKLQAAYFETSSAKVTTFMGEKGVAVEDMFFTFAQIDELGEGSNIPNTEHYRTTNLVTGLPRVITVSVSPDLGTLGSDALDKTIVMLNNLGSQLTYQRVSYGGKGKSKADIEVNEFYELESGGFITLGRAAGFPTRKGDPAKGFGINSRWFELSIAPTSSELAGTMAHEIGHCIGFRHTDYQTRESCGQNVNEGSAGVGAIHIAGTPTGSDNTSIMQSCGPATTFNNNDKNAMLTLY, encoded by the coding sequence ATGAAAAATTTAAATTCACAACTATTAAGCCTTTTGGCTTTTGCAGTTATTTTGTTTACTGCATGTAACTCTTCAGAAGAGACTATTCCAAACAACGAAACTAGCGAAATTACGCCTGAAATAGTTTCAAAACTACAAGCTGCTTATTTCGAAACTTCTTCAGCTAAAGTAACTACCTTTATGGGAGAAAAAGGTGTAGCTGTAGAAGACATGTTCTTTACTTTTGCTCAAATTGATGAGTTAGGTGAAGGTTCAAACATTCCAAACACTGAACATTACCGAACTACTAACTTAGTAACTGGTTTACCTAGAGTTATTACAGTAAGTGTTTCTCCTGATTTAGGAACTTTAGGTTCTGATGCTTTAGACAAAACTATTGTTATGTTAAACAATTTAGGTTCTCAATTAACTTACCAAAGAGTTTCTTATGGTGGTAAAGGTAAATCTAAGGCTGACATTGAAGTTAATGAGTTTTACGAACTAGAAAGTGGTGGATTTATCACTTTAGGTAGAGCTGCTGGTTTCCCAACTAGAAAAGGAGATCCTGCTAAAGGTTTTGGTATTAACAGTAGATGGTTTGAATTATCTATTGCACCTACTTCTAGTGAACTTGCTGGGACAATGGCTCATGAAATTGGACACTGTATTGGTTTCCGTCATACAGATTATCAAACACGTGAAAGCTGTGGACAAAATGTTAATGAAGGTAGCGCTGGTGTAGGAGCTATTCATATTGCTGGTACTCCAACTGGATCTGACAATACTTCTATTATGCAATCTTGTGGACCTGCTACTACATTTAACAATAACGATAAAAATGCGATGTTAACTCTTTACTAG
- a CDS encoding pentapeptide repeat-containing protein: protein MTYNELINQGVNKNNITHKEEDGVQIFSIKITYFNNESEKLNKIYKASLDVLNIKKDQDEYRIIIDNSINITSKNITRYNFNECTFIQSVYFINCVFLEDISFKNCHFKADLSFNNSTFNDNIRFHRSTFHKDAIFLNTTFNKLVDFYWARFKSNQQFHLTDFLDRAIFSNATFEKQTQFLYNKVKSSTMISFENASFKGALDLSRANFKCQLHFWNVETNHTPDEYWLCSSDNINKKEVDDIVAYRRMRETFRIIKNEFKSSGNLINSLEFKKKEMFIYEKELKVDNNSKMNDQIIVFFNSISNDFGTKWGKGVLFTFAAALFFYLLFLWSISEYLVFSWDGTGKTIRHYFEFLNITIWKFKPFGIEDYGSPYVILFVGKIFIGYGYFQTIQAFRKYSK, encoded by the coding sequence ATGACATATAATGAACTAATTAATCAAGGAGTAAATAAAAATAATATAACTCATAAAGAAGAAGATGGTGTTCAAATATTTTCTATAAAAATCACCTACTTTAATAATGAATCTGAAAAGCTAAATAAAATCTATAAAGCTAGTCTGGACGTTTTAAACATAAAAAAAGATCAAGATGAGTATCGTATCATAATTGATAATTCTATTAATATTACTTCTAAAAATATTACAAGATACAACTTTAATGAATGTACCTTTATTCAAAGTGTATATTTTATAAACTGTGTTTTTTTAGAAGATATTTCTTTTAAGAATTGTCATTTTAAAGCTGATTTAAGTTTTAATAATTCTACTTTTAATGATAATATCCGATTTCATAGGTCTACTTTTCATAAGGATGCAATATTCCTAAATACTACATTCAACAAATTAGTAGACTTTTATTGGGCAAGATTTAAATCTAATCAACAATTCCATTTAACTGATTTTTTAGACAGAGCTATTTTTTCAAATGCTACTTTTGAAAAACAAACTCAATTTTTATATAACAAAGTCAAATCTTCAACTATGATTAGTTTTGAGAATGCTAGTTTCAAAGGAGCTCTTGATTTATCTAGAGCTAACTTTAAATGTCAGTTACATTTCTGGAATGTTGAAACGAATCATACCCCTGATGAATATTGGCTATGCAGTAGTGATAATATTAATAAAAAAGAAGTAGATGATATTGTAGCATATAGAAGAATGAGAGAAACTTTCAGAATTATAAAAAATGAATTTAAGTCTTCTGGTAATTTGATTAATTCTTTAGAATTTAAAAAGAAAGAAATGTTTATCTATGAGAAAGAATTAAAAGTAGACAACAACTCTAAAATGAATGATCAAATAATTGTATTTTTTAATTCAATATCTAATGATTTTGGCACAAAATGGGGAAAGGGTGTCCTATTCACTTTTGCTGCTGCTTTATTTTTTTACCTCTTATTTTTATGGTCAATTTCCGAATATTTAGTTTTTTCTTGGGATGGAACTGGAAAAACTATTAGACATTATTTTGAGTTTCTTAATATAACGATATGGAAATTTAAACCATTTGGAATTGAAGATTACGGTTCTCCTTATGTAATTTTATTTGTTGGAAAAATATTTATAGGTTATGGTTATTTTCAGACTATACAGGCTTTTAGAAAATACAGTAAATAA
- a CDS encoding S8 family peptidase — protein sequence MHSQVDFPDYVKKIEPKKYQEKELKKKYYLIHKKDLIFNEKEVNVIRKLDENFFIITKKEKPFSFKGKLFDINDSWKQSYRVSGLPKKKNKQVKVVVKTMNSKLFLEEVKEKNISIEVQHKYKDILTLKVSSADIGKLTSMYQVVYIDIQIAPNLEKVPIEKVDLSVNNIYKLQNNFKTINGEGVTVSVKELLFDVEDIDLRNRVKLYGREAEDVSSHATSMATIIGGAGNSAYNSKGVANHSYLSSSDFSTLLPDNDTYYVSNNIFVQNHSYGTEIENFYGAEANAYDQSTIDIPELLHVFSSGNTGEVASNEGVYQGVEGYANMTGNYKMAKNVLVVGGVNKELAVSTRSSKGPAYDGRVKPELVAHGPDGTSDAAAIVSGVATLLQHKYKEKTNKFPSSALLKSVLIAGADDVGSKGIDFKSGYGNVNGSQSMSILENGRYINDEISGNEIKEYSIPINTTAKEIRVALVWNDVPANVNDNKALINDLDLEVNSGANSWLPWVLDASPSKSSLEKEATQGEDHLNNIELITIDNPTTGTYSIKVKANSLVTATQTFSIAYFYQPKDTFTWNYPNKEDKLPAVTDKYVRWTNNLDFPISKIEYSINSGGWTEIVNAANITRPFFLWNTPDVNGVAQLRALVNGVYYTSEEFVISEVITPTVDFNCDENIQFSWESVPNVTAYNVQLLEDAYMYTNSTVSETNIVIPKNTFKTPYISVTPVFNGGVGVKGQTINYNSQGVNCYYKNFLAFVKNENVVDVRLSLSTLTNVASVVFEKTRNGETEVIQTYTMPSLQDLQTEDEKNLGGENEYRAKIILDNGTEIYTDSIKIEFPFDNTLKIYPNPVIASEGMFVYSRGNNLDIEIIDVTGRIIYTNKIQKIRQTIPIPNFKTGLLFVRILKEGQQIAVKKILVKP from the coding sequence ATGCACTCACAAGTTGATTTTCCTGATTATGTAAAAAAAATAGAACCCAAAAAATATCAGGAAAAAGAGTTGAAAAAAAAATATTATTTAATTCATAAAAAAGACCTGATTTTCAATGAGAAAGAAGTTAATGTAATACGAAAATTAGACGAAAACTTTTTTATAATAACAAAAAAAGAAAAACCTTTTTCTTTTAAAGGAAAGTTATTTGATATAAATGATAGTTGGAAACAATCATATAGAGTTTCAGGATTGCCAAAGAAAAAGAATAAACAGGTAAAGGTTGTTGTTAAAACAATGAATTCAAAGCTGTTCTTAGAAGAAGTAAAAGAAAAAAATATAAGTATTGAAGTACAACACAAGTATAAAGATATTTTAACCCTTAAAGTATCTTCAGCTGATATAGGTAAATTAACCTCCATGTATCAGGTTGTTTATATAGATATTCAAATTGCTCCTAACCTAGAAAAAGTACCGATTGAAAAAGTAGATTTAAGTGTTAATAATATATATAAGCTTCAAAATAACTTTAAAACTATTAATGGAGAAGGAGTAACTGTTTCTGTAAAGGAACTGTTGTTTGATGTAGAAGATATAGATTTAAGAAATAGAGTAAAACTATATGGACGTGAAGCAGAGGATGTTTCTAGTCATGCAACATCAATGGCCACTATAATAGGAGGGGCAGGAAATAGTGCATATAACTCTAAAGGAGTTGCTAATCATAGTTATTTATCATCTTCAGACTTCAGTACACTACTACCTGATAATGATACTTATTATGTTAGTAATAATATATTTGTTCAAAACCATTCTTACGGAACAGAGATAGAAAACTTCTATGGAGCTGAGGCAAATGCTTATGACCAAAGTACAATTGATATACCTGAACTACTTCATGTTTTTTCTTCTGGAAATACAGGAGAAGTAGCATCAAATGAGGGAGTTTATCAAGGAGTAGAAGGGTATGCTAATATGACAGGAAACTATAAAATGGCTAAAAATGTTTTAGTTGTTGGAGGGGTAAATAAAGAGTTAGCGGTAAGTACGAGAAGTTCAAAAGGACCTGCTTATGACGGTAGGGTGAAACCAGAATTGGTAGCACACGGTCCGGATGGAACATCAGATGCGGCGGCGATAGTTTCTGGCGTAGCAACCTTGCTACAACATAAATATAAAGAGAAAACAAACAAATTTCCTTCTTCGGCATTATTAAAATCTGTATTAATTGCGGGAGCTGACGATGTTGGTTCAAAAGGAATTGACTTTAAAAGCGGTTACGGTAATGTAAACGGTTCTCAAAGCATGAGTATTTTAGAAAATGGAAGGTATATTAATGATGAAATTTCTGGTAATGAAATAAAAGAATATTCAATTCCTATAAATACAACAGCAAAAGAAATACGAGTAGCGTTAGTTTGGAATGATGTTCCTGCTAATGTTAATGACAATAAAGCGTTGATAAATGATCTAGATTTAGAAGTGAATAGTGGTGCAAATTCATGGTTACCTTGGGTGTTGGATGCGTCACCATCCAAAAGTTCGTTAGAAAAAGAAGCTACGCAAGGAGAAGATCACTTGAATAATATAGAATTAATTACAATTGATAACCCTACGACAGGGACATATAGTATAAAAGTAAAAGCAAATTCATTAGTAACAGCAACGCAAACATTTTCTATCGCTTATTTTTATCAGCCTAAAGATACCTTTACATGGAATTATCCTAATAAAGAGGATAAGCTACCAGCTGTAACGGACAAATATGTACGATGGACCAATAACTTAGATTTCCCTATAAGTAAAATAGAATATTCTATTAATAGTGGAGGTTGGACAGAAATAGTAAACGCTGCAAATATTACAAGACCATTTTTTCTTTGGAATACTCCAGATGTTAACGGGGTGGCTCAATTAAGAGCTTTGGTAAATGGAGTGTATTATACATCTGAAGAATTTGTAATTTCAGAAGTCATTACACCAACTGTCGATTTTAATTGTGATGAAAATATTCAATTTAGCTGGGAGTCAGTTCCAAATGTAACAGCATATAATGTACAATTGTTAGAAGATGCTTATATGTACACCAACTCAACAGTAAGTGAAACAAATATTGTAATTCCAAAAAACACATTTAAAACACCTTATATATCAGTTACGCCAGTTTTTAATGGAGGAGTAGGAGTTAAAGGACAAACAATAAACTACAACTCGCAAGGAGTAAACTGTTATTACAAAAATTTTTTAGCCTTTGTAAAAAATGAAAATGTAGTAGATGTTCGATTAAGTTTAAGTACTTTGACCAATGTAGCTTCGGTTGTCTTTGAAAAAACACGCAACGGAGAAACAGAAGTAATTCAAACATATACAATGCCTAGTTTACAAGATCTTCAAACAGAAGATGAAAAAAATTTAGGTGGAGAAAATGAATATAGGGCTAAAATTATTCTTGATAATGGAACAGAAATATATACAGATAGTATAAAAATAGAGTTCCCTTTTGATAATACTTTAAAAATATATCCAAATCCTGTAATAGCTTCAGAAGGAATGTTTGTGTATTCAAGAGGGAATAATTTAGATATAGAAATTATAGATGTCACAGGAAGAATAATTTATACAAACAAAATTCAAAAAATCAGGCAAACCATTCCTATACCAAACTTTAAAACAGGTTTACTGTTTGTTCGTATATTAAAAGAAGGGCAACAAATAGCAGTAAAGAAAATACTAGTAAAACCTTGA
- a CDS encoding lipocalin family protein — MKKIFILSLTLFTLLSCSPDDETVDTTTILGTWKLISHSDTNPLPDCMKQTRIIFIEHGNLSGEIYEPNGENCDKTNLVASYEKETETSYTVIGSSTILAEVELESNKLIWTEKSSTKTRILNFIKVK; from the coding sequence ATGAAAAAGATTTTTATCTTATCATTAACACTATTTACCTTATTATCATGTTCACCTGATGATGAAACAGTAGATACCACAACAATTTTAGGAACTTGGAAATTAATTAGTCATTCAGACACAAATCCACTTCCAGATTGTATGAAACAAACTAGAATAATATTTATAGAACATGGTAATTTATCTGGTGAAATATATGAGCCTAACGGAGAAAATTGTGATAAGACTAATTTAGTTGCTAGTTATGAAAAAGAGACAGAAACCTCTTACACTGTAATTGGAAGTTCTACTATTCTTGCTGAAGTAGAATTAGAATCAAACAAATTAATTTGGACAGAAAAAAGCTCAACAAAAACAAGAATATTAAACTTTATCAAAGTCAAATAA
- a CDS encoding ASCH domain-containing protein translates to MKDTLTSVILSIKPIYAQAIMSGEKKVEFRKKIFKRPVDKIFVYSSSPEKKIIGFFTIKEIVEDTPKNLWKEFNEVGGINKDDFFNYYQEAETGFSIKISQVEKFKIGIDPADFFENFYAPQSYIYLEEEKAQNIKQQTISKPITF, encoded by the coding sequence ATGAAGGATACTTTGACAAGCGTTATATTATCAATTAAACCTATATATGCTCAGGCTATAATGTCTGGGGAGAAAAAAGTAGAGTTTAGAAAGAAAATTTTTAAAAGACCAGTAGATAAAATATTTGTTTATTCTTCTTCACCTGAGAAGAAAATTATAGGTTTTTTTACAATTAAAGAAATTGTAGAGGATACCCCAAAAAACCTTTGGAAAGAGTTTAATGAAGTTGGAGGGATAAATAAAGATGATTTTTTTAATTACTATCAAGAAGCTGAAACTGGCTTTTCTATTAAGATTTCACAAGTTGAAAAATTTAAAATAGGAATTGACCCAGCAGATTTTTTTGAAAATTTCTATGCCCCTCAATCATACATATATTTAGAAGAAGAAAAAGCTCAAAATATAAAGCAGCAAACAATATCAAAACCTATTACTTTTTAA
- a CDS encoding site-specific integrase — MNNLKISILFYLQKNRTNKLNKCPIRCRITFLKKRKEFATGLFIPPLKWDSKFQKVKASNNEYEIINTQLSLIKQKINQAFLFLQMQGREFTIQDIYLKYKGETPKEQKTVIDIINYHNNRMEKLIGIEATYTSWEKYHQTKKHIIDFLQYKYHKKDYLLKNLNESFLYDFEYYLQTEKKFKPSTIYKTIQRFRKMIKLGISLDYIKKDPFMLFKVKRYKKEIVYLNTSELNKLVNYTFTQTRLQQVKDLFIFCCYTGLAYKEMSNLKKENIITNFDDNLWIKMIRQKTNKTISIPLLPPALVILNKYQNENELFPKISNQKFNSYLKEIAEIVGIQKHLTHHIARKTFATTVLLYNGVSMEIVSELLGHSKMSITQESYGKVVQRKVSEQIAILKKKL, encoded by the coding sequence ATGAATAACTTAAAAATATCAATACTTTTTTATCTTCAAAAAAACAGAACCAACAAATTAAACAAATGTCCTATTAGATGCAGAATAACATTTTTAAAGAAACGTAAAGAATTTGCAACAGGATTATTCATTCCTCCTCTTAAATGGGATAGTAAATTTCAAAAAGTTAAAGCTAGTAATAATGAATACGAAATTATAAACACTCAACTAAGCCTGATTAAACAAAAAATTAATCAGGCTTTTTTATTTCTACAAATGCAAGGAAGAGAGTTTACCATACAAGATATATATTTAAAGTACAAAGGAGAAACTCCTAAAGAGCAAAAAACTGTGATAGATATTATAAATTATCACAATAATAGAATGGAAAAACTAATAGGAATAGAAGCTACATATACCTCTTGGGAAAAGTATCATCAAACAAAAAAACATATTATAGATTTTTTACAATATAAATACCATAAAAAAGACTACTTGCTAAAAAACTTAAATGAAAGTTTTTTATATGATTTCGAGTATTACTTACAAACTGAAAAAAAGTTTAAACCTTCAACCATTTATAAAACAATACAAAGATTTAGAAAAATGATAAAACTCGGTATTTCTTTAGACTACATTAAAAAAGACCCCTTTATGTTGTTTAAAGTAAAACGGTATAAAAAAGAAATTGTATATTTAAATACTTCTGAGTTAAATAAATTAGTCAACTATACTTTTACTCAAACTAGACTACAACAGGTAAAAGACTTATTTATATTTTGTTGTTACACTGGGTTAGCTTACAAGGAAATGTCAAATCTAAAAAAAGAAAACATTATTACAAACTTTGATGATAATTTATGGATTAAAATGATACGTCAAAAAACCAATAAAACTATTTCTATCCCCCTCCTACCTCCTGCTCTAGTTATACTCAACAAGTATCAAAACGAAAATGAATTATTCCCTAAAATATCTAATCAAAAATTCAATTCTTATTTAAAAGAAATTGCTGAAATAGTTGGAATACAAAAACATTTAACTCATCACATCGCTAGAAAAACTTTTGCTACAACAGTTTTATTATATAATGGTGTTTCTATGGAAATAGTTAGTGAATTATTAGGGCATTCTAAAATGAGTATTACACAGGAAAGTTATGGAAAAGTAGTTCAGAGAAAAGTTAGTGAACAAATAGCTATTCTAAAAAAGAAGCTTTAA
- the aroC gene encoding chorismate synthase yields the protein MFNSFGNILKLTTFGESHGIAIGGVIDGFPAGVKVNFDAIQQELDRRKPGQSKIVTQRKEPDTVEFLSGIFEGVTTGASIGFVIKNINQKSKDYNHNTDVYRPSHADYTYDKKYGIRDHRGGGRTSARETANWVVAGALAKQLINHININAFTSSVGDVFMVKPYQDLDFSKIESNIVRCPDEASAEKMITKIHEIRKAGDTIGGTITCVAQNVPVGLGEPIFHKLHAELGKAMLSINAVKGFEFGSGFCGAKMQGSEHNDIFNPDGTTQSNLSGGIQGGISNGMDIYFRVAFKPVATIMQNQATTNSKGEATEIHGKGRHDPCVVPRAVPIVEALTALVLADFWLMNKTRKV from the coding sequence ATGTTTAACTCATTTGGAAATATTTTAAAGCTAACTACATTTGGTGAATCTCATGGAATAGCAATTGGAGGTGTGATTGATGGATTCCCTGCAGGAGTAAAAGTTAATTTTGATGCTATTCAGCAAGAATTAGATCGTCGTAAGCCAGGACAATCTAAAATAGTGACACAACGTAAAGAGCCAGATACGGTTGAATTTTTATCAGGTATTTTTGAAGGAGTGACTACAGGAGCCTCAATAGGCTTTGTAATAAAGAATATAAATCAAAAAAGTAAAGATTATAACCATAATACAGATGTGTACCGTCCTTCACATGCCGATTATACGTATGATAAAAAATACGGAATTAGAGACCATAGAGGTGGCGGACGAACATCAGCAAGAGAAACCGCTAATTGGGTTGTAGCAGGAGCGCTGGCAAAGCAATTAATCAATCACATTAATATAAATGCATTTACATCATCAGTAGGAGATGTTTTTATGGTAAAGCCATATCAAGATTTAGATTTTTCTAAAATTGAAAGTAACATTGTTCGTTGTCCTGATGAAGCATCTGCAGAAAAGATGATTACTAAAATTCATGAAATACGTAAAGCAGGTGATACAATTGGAGGAACAATAACCTGCGTAGCACAAAATGTACCTGTTGGTTTAGGAGAACCTATTTTTCATAAGTTACATGCAGAGTTAGGAAAAGCCATGTTGTCTATCAATGCTGTAAAAGGATTTGAATTTGGAAGTGGTTTTTGTGGTGCAAAAATGCAAGGTTCTGAACACAACGATATTTTTAATCCGGATGGAACAACGCAATCTAATCTGTCAGGAGGAATTCAAGGAGGAATTTCTAACGGGATGGATATTTACTTTAGAGTAGCATTTAAACCAGTAGCTACAATAATGCAAAATCAAGCAACAACAAACTCAAAAGGTGAAGCTACCGAGATACACGGAAAAGGAAGACACGATCCTTGTGTAGTGCCTAGAGCTGTGCCTATTGTAGAAGCGTTAACAGCTTTAGTACTCGCAGATTTTTGGTTAATGAATAAAACTAGAAAAGTTTAA